CATTGTCTGGCATGCCAGGGCGACAATCCGTTGGGGAATGGGGGTTCAAACGTGTTCGACGGGGGCATGTCTACACGAGGCAGGGGACTCGAATGCTCCAATTCGTCGATTGAGACATCAGTCGATGACCCACTGGGACTGAGGAAAAGTGCGTCTATACTGGCGAACGATAAAGCGGCACTTGCCAGCGAGTTCACGATTGCGGGCTGAGGCTCCCTCGGGTGACTGCCAATGGTTGAAACGCTGGGGGCGACAGTCGTGTGAGTCTCGGGGCTTGCACTGCACTTGTCCTCGAGGTCGTGCTGCGGCCAGTCACCGCGCAACAAtgcagctgtctccgctttctCTGATTCCTCATGAGCCAAACACCCAATATTCGGCAACGGACAGGACACCGCAGCCGGAGACGACCCAGAGTGTGCTCCATGCTGTCCGGGGGTCTGCCGGCTCCGTGTGCTGAGCTGCGCTTGGATGGTTGGCATGACTGTAGGAGGAGACACTTGCTGGGGCCCCGGGTTTGCCAGATGCCGCTGACAGCTACCTATTGAGTCTTCACTTTGGCCAGCGGTCGCTTCGGGAGGTGAACTGCGCGAGTGAGTCAGCGCGCGCCGGTTACCGGTAGCGGAGGGAGTCAGAGAAACGCCGTTACAGAGCATGGCCGCTGTGCGCACGGCTCTGGTGGCTAAGGCAACACACGCTGTACGAcccgcggcgcgtggcgtgTATGCAGCCCCAATATCAGGGGCACTGCTGGCGTTACCACTTTCCCTGTTGGCTTCCGGTGCCGCAGGCTTGGTTTTAAATCCCTGATCTGAGACGCTAGCTGCTCCTTGCTGAGATTGCTGTGGGGTAGGCAAAGGTGTGAGTTGGACTTGAGGATCTGGATTCTCTTCAGCTGCCTTCGTTGCTTGTTCAGAAAAAAGACCGCGGTCGGGTCGCcttgcgcgcgccggcgtgtcGTCTGGATTACTGCAGCACTGAGGAGTTGCCGGAGAACAGAAAGCCCGCTCACGACTGATACGGTCCGTGCTGTTCTCGTCCGGTGAGGGGAACGCCGGCGTTAAACTCGTGCTTACGCAACCGGTAGCGAATCCTGGTACGGTGCCAGTGTCCTGCGTCGAAGCCATTGATGTCACACCGTCCTTGCCCGGTATGTTCGCCTGTTCGCAATGACCAGCTTCGTTGCGGAGAACAAGGGGTATCTCCGCCGGAGTGGTGGTCTCCCTCTTCGATgaagcccccccccctgggCCCCTGCATCTGTTGCTTGCTTGGAAGGAAACGGGAGCATGACTATTCTTCCTCGCGAACCCTGGCTCATCTCCGCTGGCACTGCATGCTGTTCGGTTACTGGACGTTGCCGCCTGAACTGTGTGGAGCTTGTGGATGTTTATCATTGATTCCTTCAGGATGGATTCCTGTGTACGCAGCGATGCTAGGCGACCCTTCGCTGGAACTGCTCTGGTTCCATTACTGCCCCCAGAGCTAAAGGACGAATGGGTTGGCATGTGTGCGTGTTTCGTTTTTGCATCGTTGACGctcccgctgcagctgtGTCTGCTGTTGAAAGCGATGGTCCCCTCAACCACACGCAAGGCTGAAATGAAAGAGGCTGCTCCGCTGCCGACAGCTTCCATATCTCTGGCAACACACTGGCACACAGTGGAACGAGCTGAGCGCCACCCTGGCATCTGCTGATGTGGCGTAGCAGGCGAACTGTCCGAGTTGGCACGGCGCAATATCGGTCGAGCAGCACGCGGATCGTTCCCGCGTTGAAGGAGATTCTTACCCACTAGAAGAGTTTGAGCCTTCCTGCGGGGAACGCCCATGGCATTTGCCACAGTCGTGGTCGGTACGGCTGGTGGCGTGGAAGAGCTTTTAGTCATAAGACTCGGCATTGGGGTGCATTCTTCGAAGGCAAGTGCGTTAGTTTCCTTATGTGTAGGAATGCATTGAACGTCGTTCGTCTCGCCATCGTGAGTTTGCTTTTCCTCGGAAACAAACATCCAGGTGCGGTGCTCTTCACTCTGTGGTTGAGCAGGCGggcggccttcgtcgcctggCATGCGCTGCGCTGGTGCTCCGCCACGAGGTACTCTGGCACCGGCTTTTGCGttttcggcgccgtcgctgccgtgGCAACACACTGCGTGTTCCACTGCATCAGCACACTGCATCAacgagaggcgcgccagcTGGAGATGACTGAGCGACTTCTTTTCGAACACGGCTTGGAGGTCGTCGCTTCTCCACTTCCGAGCAATCACGCAGGTGACAGCGATCGCCTCGGCCATCAGAGCCCTGCAGTCAAATCAGTGAACGCGAGACGCTCTGCGAAATGGCTGTCACGTTAGGTTCTAGCATGACTTCCGCCGGCTAGAATTTGACAGTCGCTTTTTCTTTTGAAAGGAGGTAGCAGGCTAGCAGCTAAGAGGGCATTCAGTAGGTTCTCATCACGGAGAGTTTCCAGGGAGACTCGATGACGTGGTCGAGGTTCTGTCTGCAGTGGGAGACTGTGAGGACGCGAGCCACGCATGCCTTACGCGCCTTCAGTACCGGTGATAGCCTCTGAATCGCTTTCTCGTAAATATACGTACCTCAGTTTGGTATCAACTTGGAGTAACGTGTGTGCGACGCGCGACTCCAGCATGCGCATCTGCAAAGGTCATCACAGTGCCACAGAAGCTCTGTGCCAACGACAACGCGGGGCTGACTACCTTAGTCTGTGTCCGACGCCGTACAGTGAGGTCGGGAGCGACTGCAGAACAGTGCACATGCTGGCTTGTATCTTTCCCGGTCAGCGTTTCTCGTTTTGAGGCCAAATGGCAAGCAGTACCTCAGTAATGTGCCGGCTCAGGGAGGTTCGAAGTGCTTCATTCTCTTTTGTGAGCTCGTAGACATTGGCATCTACTTGTTTCCGGAGTTCCTGTACATAGTAGTAGcaacgcgtctgcgcacaGTTGCAAACGGCTGTGCGCATGGACTGAGTAACGACAGTCAACCCTGCTTCGCTACACATGGATCATGATGTCGAGCGGTCCTGTTTGCAGCACGCGCTCACACAAAGGGTAACTCTACCGTGCGGTTACCTCTGTGTTCGTGTACAGCTCAGCCGTCATGTTGCACTCCTTGCGCTGGCGCTCGTTCTGGAAGCAAATACAGAGCCAGCTACGGGGTGCTTGGAGCCAGAGCAGGATAGTATGGCAAGACGGAGTTTTCGGCAACAACAAAACAGGCGGGTGCATCAATGGGTGAATAGTGTCCAATGAAcggggagaggcagacgcattTCACGACGCGACATGTTTGGTCTCACAGCTTCTTCAAGTGACGGGAACAGAACAGGTGTCCTTAATTCTTGCAAGGACACGTGGCAGGAGCAGCATACCAGCAGCATTCGCGAACGGCAGGCCCCCCGCAGGTAGGTTGCGTTATCAGCAGGCGGCCGGAACGCCCGAGGCATAGCGGACCTAGTGTGCGTCTTGTGGACTGCTACCCTCCTGCCCACGGCTTACGACAAAACTCCACTACATTTATGAAACGACGGTGCGGCCGGGTCTGACCAGGTAGCCGGGTATTCTTGGTGTAAGTCGGCCGAAAAAGTGGTATGGCGTGGCTACCAACCAAGCACAGTCGGAGTTTGAATGTTTACGCGCATGACTGTAAGAAGTGTCTTCCTACTGCACGGGATTGGTATTGGCATTGCTTACTTCATCCCGTAGGTCGGCTAGTTGACGTCGTAGCAGAGCACATGTCGCTGGGCAAACACACACATCCACGCGCTCTGAGATTCAACGCGGTACTCCAGGTTCTCCGGCGGCACGCGACGCGCATCGAATCTATCCCCTAGTCAACATAAGGATCAGCCCGCGGCTGGAACTTAGAGCCCTCGTGCTCGACGTACGTATCCTACGCGGCTTCGAGAGTCAGCCGGTTTGTGTACAGGAACTAGATGCTGTTGCGAACACTCCCATGTGGAGCCTCCCATGATCGCTTTGTCTGTGCATGGCCCCACAGACCACACTGCCCGGCGGCTGCTGACTTTGTTCCTCATCCAAGAAATGCTGCAACATCGCGGTATCCTCCTCCTTTTGGAGAAGGTCGAGTTGCAAGCTCGTAAGGCTGTTCGGCTCCTCTGCAAGATTAGAGTCATCCTCGTTGAGGAGCTGATTTTGCAGCTCTGGAGACATGTCCCAGGAAACAGCTCCGCATATACGAGCAGGCTCACAAATTCCTTCGAGGGGAGCACCGGGAGAAGCATGAACATTCATGTTGGAAATCGGATGGGACATGTATGAGACGGGTGCGTATCACAGGAAAACGTGACGACGCTGCCGGCCGCTGCCACAGCCAATGTGCAAACGCCACGATTTTTGCAGCGCTACGCGCAGCTGTAGAAGGTAGGCTTAAATACGACAGCAGTAACGAGCCAGCCAAGTTCGTACACTTCGGCTATGCTGTCGAAACTAGGCCTCGGTCAATTcgagccccccccccccccaaaaCTGTTCTAAGATAGCGGGCCTGAGTTGCAACTCGGCGAGTCCAAGACGCGGCTCTCTAAGACCCAGTCCCACCCGCTGAGCtgagcgccgcgacagccacACTAGTGTTCCGGTTGGAGTCATGCGTAGAGGACAGTGGCACacaggagggagagacaagcgtgcagcgaccgcagagaagaagataTAGGCGAGAGTCACAGAGCACTTGAGAGCAGATGAGAACAGCACAGAAGGGAGATGTCTCCAGGCGTGTCTGCGCCAGGACGCTAGTGCACGAGCAGGAGGGGTAGGCGGCCTTGTGGTGACAAGACTCAGCTTGCAAATGGTTCGCAAAACAGGGCCGTAGTACTGCACGTTGCCTGTATGCAAGCCAGGAGTCTTTGCTGGCGTATGCTTTGACGTGAGGTGTGAAGCCGTGTTCCAGTGACCATGGCAAACAGTAGACGGTCTACGCACGCCTGGCACACGCCACGGCAACGATCGTGCGGATCATCTGCTGTGCACGGGGGATTAACCAGGCTCGGAGCTTTGGAGTAGATGACCCGGCCGGTGAGTGGCCTCACAACAGCTAGCTACGACTTGAGCTGTCTTGAAGCCGGTAGATTACATTTTCCCAGGTCGTCTGTGCTCGTCAGTGTCGTCAAATGTAAGGGCCCACGTTGATGGCACATGAAGTGATGCATTGCCGTCTCAACTATTCTCGGGGATTTTATCTGGCTGGATGGAGCAGGGAAACGTGTTTATTTCAAAATGGACTTTTCTGTGCGATAGTGAAAGAGAGGACGCTGCTCCTCGGTACCACACGCACACATATGTGCTACATACGTACCCAAACCCCCGTACCATCATGAGTGCAACTCTACAGGCTGAGAAAACACGCACCCTATTTAAAGCTGAAACGGTCCCATCTCGGAACGAAAAGCAGATTGTGCTTCGTATACGGGTGGTTTCGCAAGGAGCGGTGCACTAAAGTTCCGAGATTTTGTGGGTGCAACCTAGATGTCCACAAGTCCCAGCCATTGTATGCTGTCCACTCGGCACGCATCCGTCTGAGCTACAGAAGAGAACTGGGACTGTCAGTGAAGACTTTTTCCGCATCAGGTCGTCGAGAGTGTCACACAAAGCGGGGCTGAGCTGGAgaagcgctgcgcgagaCTCGTCCGTGACAAGTGAACAGAAAGGTCTTTAAGGTAGCCCGTAGGTGGGTGCCGATTCTCGAGGCAGGCGATCCACTCTTGCCCTCGAGATGTGTCACAACTGCCTAATGCTTGGCAACCCAACCACCATACGCAACGCCACCTGCATATCATATGTAGGGGGTGCGTGTCTGCATGCTTTTAAACCAGTGTTTGTTCAGCTCTCTTTTTGCGGTAGCCCGTACGTATTTGTTTGGCAAACTCAAATTAACTGCATCCCACGACAACGCGAGAGACCTTCCATGTCCATTCAATTCCGGTCAGCACCAACGCGACCTTGAGAACTGTGGTTGCTGTAACTCAAGCTTGTTCCCGTTTTCCCCGCGAGGTCGACTGCCTTCTTGTCTCCTTGGGTTATCGAAAGACTCCCTCCGTACACATTCGGTAAGCCACAGTGCTCATATAGGATCGAAAAAACGTAGTTACACCATGCACACCTTTTCACAACTTGTCCCAGCTACGTTCTCTGAACCTGCGAGTTGCACTGCTGCAGTAACGGAGACCTCCCATCTCCTTTTACAGGACCCGTGTTTTTGCTTCACCAAACAGAGGATTCTCCCGCGCAGGCGTGTGACAGGCTCGCCGTTGCGGTCATGAACGCTCATTGGCAACTCTCGCTTTGGATTAACGTACTCCCTCCCGGCAAACTGCGTTCTAAGGAATCTGAGTTCCCACTGAAGAGATAATCACTTCCTGAGCTCCGTCACTGCGTTCAGCTTTCGTCTCGACTCTAATTAGCGCATCACCCCTGGTGTCCCTGCGGCCTTTCTGGAGCCCCCAGCGACGGTGCCGATTCTAGATCCATAACATACGTCTGGCTAACATATCCGGCAAAATGTCACGCTTCTAACCTGAATTTGTGACGTCCCGCATCAGGCTTCGATTGAGGGGCCCACCAGAAGGCGGGTGTAGCAAAGTCGGAACGAGTGCTTCAATTCGGATGTTGAAGCATCCCAGAGATGCTTCTTCAGCATATGGCTcagccccgcccccccccccccccttcgaGAGATGCGCCTACCTATAGCGGGCCACCCTTTGAAGTGGGCAATGTGAGAAAAAAGACACACATGCCTGGTAGGAGCGTGACCGAAGCAGAAATATTTACGGGAATAGGCATTGCGAATGCCGTTTGACTACGTGCGCAGTCCATGCAAGGCCTCATACCGGGAATCAGTCCGTGTGTGTAAATGTGTGTTTGTGTGAAATGTGACTCCCGGCATTGGCTTGTAACAGCCCTGGAATCGGCGCTTTGTTTACTTCCGCAGCTCTGTTCCTCCTCCGGATCTCGCAGAGTGTAGGTACAGTTCACTACTCTATTCGCTTTTTGAGCCACGCACGCCACATGACGCCCCTGATTCGCTTAAGGCGCCTCCATCTGTCATTGTTACAGCACAGTCGCAAAAAAAAACCCGGAAACGAAACGGTGTGGCTGGGTCGACCTGCGGTTGCGcttcttttttcgcgtttgtCTCCCTAGCAGGCGAGCGCCACATAGCCGGCGTGCTCCACGatttctgccgcctcctcgagtcCCTTCAGCGCAGCGTCAACTTCTTCCTCTACGCGCACACACACCACGGCAAAAGTAGACACCAGACATCACCGCCAATCCCCAACCCCCCGAAGCCTTCGCCCGTCAAAAAAAGAACGGTTTCTACTAAAAGATGACAGATGTGATTGAGGCACGAGATGCCGCCGTAGAGCGACACGCTCACGCGAGAAACCGCCTTCTgcaaggctgcagagagccCAGAAAGACGGGAAGTGGCGGCACCTTCTCACGCCTGCGGGGGGCCGCGCGCTCAACCGCGAGGAAAAAAAACCACATTGTCGTAAGCCTCAGTATATTATATCGAGCAAGCAAGTAAAAAAGCTGTCAGCACACGAGAGTATTCACCGGGAGTCCCCCGCCCAAGCCTTTCGTGCCACGCGGCTCGCAAACAGGCAGCCAGCAAGAGCCCCGACGTTTCCTTCTCTCATTGTCGTCTATTAAATCGATTTATTTAGAAAAATCGTATGAGAAATGCCTATTTCATTAGCTAATAATAAACaatgcggcgcagcgcgtaCCTGTGCGGGAaggccttcgtctgcgcgcctcggccttcACTTTATCCTTCGGCGCTCGCTTGGCGCCACCTCCGAGAGTGAGGAGAATGAGGACCACGTCTCGCTGGAGAGCGTCCTCAACGTGGTCGTAGTCCTGCAGAAGCTTCTGTTCTTCTTCTGCACAGCCAGGCACCGCAGCCGTTGAACACAATAAAGGCGCACGGCTGGAATCATGAACGCGACATGCGTCTCCACAGAGCACACACGACGAAACATTGGACAGCACAATGCACAAGCGCGTCACGCGtacacagagagaaaacagagcctcagcctctctgcgcctccatgCGCCGGTGTGTGGCAGACCACCTCGGCTTCTCGTGCCCAAAGAGCCTCAgggcctctctctttctctctctcccccccgtcccccgcCCGCCCGTCTTCTGTCTGTTGGCTTCTCACCTGGCAACAAAGATGAGGAAGCCAAAGAAGACGCGCcatcttcgccgtctgcgttcgGTTCGCCCTTGactgcctcgccgtctccggtCTTAGCCTTCTTGACACCCGCGAGGTCGCCTTGCTTGGCATCAGCTCTGCCCAcatcctcctctgcgcgcagcgtgcctcgcctcgcggcgaacgtcgcggctgcatgcgcgactGCGGCCGGGTGCAGGAACACGAATTCTGAAGCGTCTTTGATtggcgcgcaggaggacgccgagagagacaccTCGCCATTCAAGTCTGTGGAGACACCCGCGGCGATGCGGACGAGGGAGCCGACCTGCAGGAAGCGCTTCTTCCCACTCAAGACTTGAAtttttttcgcttcctccgtccgctccgcgtcgcctccgctggcagcagcgcccgcagcctcgagctCGGGGATTACCACGCctgcagcctcctcctcgtggACTTCCCACCAGGGTTTGCCGTCGACGACGTCGTACTCGACTTCGATTTCACCCGTCCCGTCGGCGAGTTTGAAGCGcacgagagacgcgagcTTCTCGcagcccggcggcgcgacccagccgcgcagccccaCGAGGCCCACGTCGTTCCCGTGAAGGCGGAAGGCGTGCTTGGAGccgtcctccttcttctcgccgtcgctgggcAAGTGCCCTTcgccctgcgcagccgcgccctcctgcatgtccctcgcggcgcgctgcagcatgcCAACCGTCACATAGACCAGCCCCTCCGCGCCAGAGGCAGACGTGCCCTGGAAGCCCGCGGtagcggcgctcgcgcgatTCTTgctctccgcctgctgctgtgaAGGGAAGAGCGATGGCGAAGTGAAGTCTTCGAAAGGCTGCGAGCcgaagccgctgccgccgctcgctcgccggtGAGCCTCGGAGTCGCCTGCGACCGGCCCGCCGAAGCCACCTCCgaacgaggaggagaaaaaacTCGAAGAGTCGTCGAAAAAAGCCATTCTGGAAAAGAAAAGACAGCTaacagcgacggcgggcgcagcgaagaggaggaagaaaacgggggctcgcggcgggaagcgcggcggcgggcggatGTTAaagaagggcggcggagtGGGCCAGACGCACGTAGGCAGGACAGCGGTGGCGGAGATCAGAGGTGAAAGACACGCAACAGACTCATGCCTTGTAAAGCTCGGAAGGAACCTGAACAAGCATACAAACTAGAGAAACAACATGGACACGCGAGGCGTTCGACGAGACCAAGGATTTACACAGAAGGGCACATCCTCCGTCTGCGTCACCGATGGCGTGCTTTTCcaccggcggcgctctctgcgactCCACACAAGTCAAACCCCGTACTTTGGGAACTTCCCAAAAGGAAATACGGTGCGTGCCAACAACACACAagctgcgcgtcttcgcgtctAGCAAAGTGaacgagaagacgcagcaaTGAAGACGTCCTGACGAGCTGCAAATTCACCGAAGGAGAACATGTCGATTAAAAAGAGACAAAGGTTTAAATTGCGAGAAGTTCGGTCTTGTGTCCGCACGGTGTGCTGCTTTCTGGAGCAGCGAAAAGGAGAATCTGGAGAGAGGTTGAGAGTAAGACACCGAGCATGCCGTCGTGGGGGCCAGTGTCCATCCACTCAGAC
This DNA window, taken from Besnoitia besnoiti strain Bb-Ger1 chromosome III, whole genome shotgun sequence, encodes the following:
- a CDS encoding hypothetical protein (encoded by transcript BESB_048130); translated protein: MAFFDDSSSFFSSSFGGGFGGPVAGDSEAHRRASGGSGFGSQPFEDFTSPSLFPSQQQAESKNRASAATAGFQGTSASGAEGLVYVTVGMLQRAARDMQEGAAAQGEGHLPSDGEKKEDGSKHAFRLHGNDVGLVGLRGWVAPPGCEKLASLVRFKLADGTGEIEVEYDVVDGKPWWEVHEEEAAGVVIPELEAAGAAASGGDAERTEEAKKIQVLSGKKRFLQVGSLVRIAAGVSTDLNGEVSLSASSCAPIKDASEFVFLHPAAVAHAAATFAARRGTLRAEEDVGRADAKQGDLAGVKKAKTGDGEAVKGEPNADGEDGASSLASSSLLPEEEQKLLQDYDHVEDALQRDVVLILLTLGGGAKRAPKDKVKAEARRRRPSRTEEEVDAALKGLEEAAEIVEHAGYVALAC